In one window of Miscanthus floridulus cultivar M001 chromosome 12, ASM1932011v1, whole genome shotgun sequence DNA:
- the LOC136495254 gene encoding zinc finger CCCH domain-containing protein 28-like isoform X2, with translation MASAEIPNSSPDATGPDLSSSPTLPPRKRRLSPSASPTRSASRSRSPRSRSPRGRRSRSRSRSRSRSRSPQYPPDGKRRRHNDLNVEACRDFLRDRCTRSDLECRYAHPHNSVSVDPDNKVTACADSLRNNCFRGRTCRYYHPPPHIQEQLLRSIGVEDPKVKTICRDFTRGKCSRSANECRFLHHSSVEDVAIVCQDFLRGQCNRIACRYSHVVAHPVPPMSHVPMPYPEMLYMPPPPPPPLGVPMMGPPPSPPIPFADNKNRVEVCRDFLKNMCNRESCRFAHPETHTTAASANVEVCRDFKRGECNRPACRYFHPYTS, from the exons ATGGCCTCCGCCGAAATCCCCAACTCCAGCCCCGACGCCACCGGCCCCGACCTCTCCTCATCGCCGACGCTCCCGCCACGCAAGCGCCGCCTTTCACCTTCCGCATCCCCCACGCGCTCCGCGTCACGCTCTCGGTCCCCCCGCTCCCGCTCCCCGCGCGGccgccgctcccgctcccgcAGCCGTAGCCGTAGCCGGAGCCGCAGCCCGCAGTACCCGCCCGATGGCAAGCGGCGGCGGCACAACGACCTTAACGTGGAGGCGTGCCGCGACTTCCTGCGCGACAGGTGCACCCGCTCCGACCTCGAGTGCAGATACGCGCACCCTCACAACTCCGTTTCCGTCGACCC GGACAATAAGGTGACGGCGTGCGCGGATTCTCTGAGGAACAATTGCTTCCGGGGGAGGACATGCCGTTACTACCATCCGCCTCCACATATCCAGGA GCAATTGCTGAGATCAATTGGTGTGGAAGACCCAAAGGTGAAGACG ATCTGCAGAGATTTTACACGTGGGAAGTGTTCAAGATCAGCAAATGAGTGCCGATTCTTGCACCATTCATCTGTTGAAGATGTTGCGATT GTTTGCCAAGACTTCTTGCGTGGACAGTGCAATCGCATAGCATGTAGGTACTCTCATGTAGTAGCGCATCCAGTGCCACCAATGAGCCATGTTCCTATGCCATACCCTGAGATG CTTTAcatgccgccaccaccaccaccaccccttgGAGTACCAATGATGGGGCCTCCGCCTTCACCTCCTATACCATTTGCTG ATAATAAGAACAGAGTTGAAGTTTGTAGGGACTTCTTGAAGAACATGTGCAATAGGGAATCCTGCCGGTTTGCACACCCCGAGACACATACAACG GCGGCGAGCGCCAATGTTGAAGTATGCCGTGATTTTAAACGAGGAGAATGCAATCGACCTGCCTGTCGCTATTTCCATCCATATACAAGCTGA
- the LOC136495254 gene encoding zinc finger CCCH domain-containing protein 28-like isoform X1, producing the protein MASAEIPNSSPDATGPDLSSSPTLPPRKRRLSPSASPTRSASRSRSPRSRSPRGRRSRSRSRSRSRSRSPQYPPDGKRRRHNDLNVEACRDFLRDRCTRSDLECRYAHPHNSVSVDPDNKVTACADSLRNNCFRGRTCRYYHPPPHIQEQLLRSIGVEDPKVKTQICRDFTRGKCSRSANECRFLHHSSVEDVAIVCQDFLRGQCNRIACRYSHVVAHPVPPMSHVPMPYPEMLYMPPPPPPPLGVPMMGPPPSPPIPFADNKNRVEVCRDFLKNMCNRESCRFAHPETHTTAASANVEVCRDFKRGECNRPACRYFHPYTS; encoded by the exons ATGGCCTCCGCCGAAATCCCCAACTCCAGCCCCGACGCCACCGGCCCCGACCTCTCCTCATCGCCGACGCTCCCGCCACGCAAGCGCCGCCTTTCACCTTCCGCATCCCCCACGCGCTCCGCGTCACGCTCTCGGTCCCCCCGCTCCCGCTCCCCGCGCGGccgccgctcccgctcccgcAGCCGTAGCCGTAGCCGGAGCCGCAGCCCGCAGTACCCGCCCGATGGCAAGCGGCGGCGGCACAACGACCTTAACGTGGAGGCGTGCCGCGACTTCCTGCGCGACAGGTGCACCCGCTCCGACCTCGAGTGCAGATACGCGCACCCTCACAACTCCGTTTCCGTCGACCC GGACAATAAGGTGACGGCGTGCGCGGATTCTCTGAGGAACAATTGCTTCCGGGGGAGGACATGCCGTTACTACCATCCGCCTCCACATATCCAGGA GCAATTGCTGAGATCAATTGGTGTGGAAGACCCAAAGGTGAAGACG CAGATCTGCAGAGATTTTACACGTGGGAAGTGTTCAAGATCAGCAAATGAGTGCCGATTCTTGCACCATTCATCTGTTGAAGATGTTGCGATT GTTTGCCAAGACTTCTTGCGTGGACAGTGCAATCGCATAGCATGTAGGTACTCTCATGTAGTAGCGCATCCAGTGCCACCAATGAGCCATGTTCCTATGCCATACCCTGAGATG CTTTAcatgccgccaccaccaccaccaccccttgGAGTACCAATGATGGGGCCTCCGCCTTCACCTCCTATACCATTTGCTG ATAATAAGAACAGAGTTGAAGTTTGTAGGGACTTCTTGAAGAACATGTGCAATAGGGAATCCTGCCGGTTTGCACACCCCGAGACACATACAACG GCGGCGAGCGCCAATGTTGAAGTATGCCGTGATTTTAAACGAGGAGAATGCAATCGACCTGCCTGTCGCTATTTCCATCCATATACAAGCTGA